In Desulfofundulus kuznetsovii DSM 6115, the following are encoded in one genomic region:
- a CDS encoding MoaD/ThiS family protein, whose product MARIELRAFGPLMKIFSHRGWPFPLHVEIAPGDTPGTLLKRLEIPEEQVEVVFVNGRVEKMSHPLQDGDRVAFVPPGIPSIHRVMLGFYGKKQ is encoded by the coding sequence ATGGCCAGAATAGAACTGCGGGCCTTTGGCCCGTTGATGAAAATTTTTTCCCACCGGGGCTGGCCTTTCCCCCTGCATGTGGAAATCGCTCCCGGTGATACTCCCGGGACTCTATTAAAGCGTCTGGAAATACCTGAAGAACAGGTGGAAGTGGTCTTTGTCAATGGCAGGGTGGAAAAAATGAGCCATCCTCTGCAGGACGGCGACCGGGTGGCTTTTGTCCCGCCGGGGATACCGTCCATTCACAGGGTCATGCTGGGGTTTTACGGAAAAAAGCAATGA
- a CDS encoding molybdopterin molybdotransferase MoeA, which translates to MKELFQAVTIKEAREIVLNHVSFPRDGEKVSLLSALDRCLLHDVVAVDDVPGFDRSTMDGFAVRAKDTFGASEGLPAYLEVAGEVLMGAAPEGELKPGQAWRIATGGMLPAGADAVVMVEHTEELDEKTIGVTRPVAPGENVVRRGEDVPAGSVVLPAGHRLRPQDLGILAAAGVAAVEVRRALRVGIISTGDEVVSPEEKPAPGQVRDINSYTLYGAVAGCGGESRLYGIVRDDFHRLQEQLARALSENDMVLLSGGSSVGTRDVAARVIDSLGRPGVLFHGISLKPGKPSVGAVVNGKPVFGLPGHPASALVVFELLVAPLIRSYSYPREGFWEFPLRARITRNLRSAAGREDFVRVKLRLQDGELHAEPVLGKSGLITTMVRADGLARIPAGKEGVEAGEWVEVKLF; encoded by the coding sequence ATGAAGGAATTGTTTCAGGCAGTTACCATTAAAGAGGCGCGGGAAATAGTTTTAAACCATGTGTCATTTCCCCGGGATGGGGAGAAAGTTTCATTGTTGTCCGCCCTCGACCGTTGTCTTTTGCACGATGTGGTGGCCGTTGACGATGTGCCCGGCTTTGACCGTTCCACCATGGACGGTTTTGCCGTGCGGGCAAAGGATACCTTTGGCGCCTCCGAGGGCCTGCCCGCCTACCTGGAGGTGGCGGGGGAAGTCCTGATGGGCGCGGCGCCGGAAGGGGAGTTAAAGCCGGGCCAGGCCTGGCGCATTGCCACCGGCGGCATGCTGCCCGCGGGCGCCGACGCGGTGGTGATGGTGGAGCATACCGAGGAGCTGGATGAAAAGACCATTGGCGTTACCAGGCCGGTGGCGCCCGGGGAGAACGTCGTCCGCCGGGGTGAGGATGTCCCGGCCGGGAGCGTGGTGTTGCCGGCGGGACACCGCCTGCGGCCGCAGGACCTGGGGATACTGGCCGCAGCCGGGGTTGCTGCGGTGGAAGTAAGACGCGCCTTAAGGGTGGGTATCATCTCCACCGGCGATGAAGTGGTCTCCCCGGAAGAAAAGCCGGCTCCAGGCCAGGTGCGGGACATCAACTCCTATACCCTTTACGGCGCGGTGGCCGGCTGTGGCGGCGAGTCCCGCCTGTACGGCATTGTCCGGGACGACTTTCACCGGCTGCAGGAACAGCTGGCCCGGGCCCTTTCGGAAAACGACATGGTCCTGCTCTCCGGGGGCAGTTCGGTGGGCACCCGGGACGTGGCGGCCCGGGTGATTGATTCCCTGGGGCGGCCGGGGGTTTTGTTTCACGGCATATCCCTGAAACCCGGCAAACCCTCCGTGGGGGCGGTGGTGAACGGCAAACCGGTTTTCGGCCTGCCCGGCCATCCCGCCTCGGCCCTGGTGGTCTTTGAGCTGCTGGTGGCTCCTTTGATTAGATCTTACAGTTACCCCCGGGAAGGCTTTTGGGAATTCCCCCTGAGGGCGCGGATAACCCGCAATTTGCGTTCCGCCGCCGGGCGGGAGGATTTCGTGCGGGTGAAACTGCGTTTGCAGGACGGGGAGCTTCACGCGGAGCCCGTGCTGGGCAAATCGGGCCTGATTACTACCATGGTTCGTGCCGACGGGCTGGCCCGCATCCCGGCGGGCAAAGAAGGTGTAGAAGCAGGCGAATGGGTGGAGGTCAAACTTTTTTGA
- a CDS encoding molybdopterin biosynthesis protein: MSKVTGKRDVYLDDRPWEEALEEYMAYLEQKGALNPGPPEVVAVEEARGRVTAAPVYARVSSPHYHAAAMDGYAVKAALTFGASETAPKRLAVGSEAIMVDTGDPLPEGYDAVIMVEDVHFVSPEVLEITQPVYPWQHVRPIGEDIVATEMIVPANHRVRPVDIGGLLAGGVTEISVHPRPRVAILPTGTELVEPGRELRPGDIIDYNSRMLAGLVSEWGGDPVRKKITADDFEALRQSLLEALQESDVVLINAGSSAGSEDYTAEVIRSLGRVLVHGVATRPGKPVILGEVDGRPVIGVPGYPVSAYLCADLFVKPIIYKKLGSVPPARRKIEATVSRKLVSSLGVEEFVRVKLGQVGDKIIATPISRGAGIIMSLIRADGIVRVPRLSEGYGAGQAVPVELLRPLEEIKETTVIIGSHDIALDVLANYLRRLYPQASLSSAHVGSLAGLNALKRGEAHCAGTHLLDEETGEYNVSYIQRLLPGRGVVLVNLVYREQGLIVAKGNPKGIRGLEDLARPDVTFVNRQRGAGTRVLLDYHLKQLGISPDQINGYEREEYTHMAVAAAVAGGVDAGLGIRAAAVALGLDFIPLAEERYDLCIPREYWDTPYIQRLLTVMDLPEFRKEVQALGGYDLRDCGKVMWEQK, translated from the coding sequence TTGTCTAAGGTCACGGGCAAACGGGACGTTTATCTGGACGACCGGCCCTGGGAAGAAGCCCTGGAAGAATACATGGCTTACCTTGAGCAAAAGGGGGCACTCAATCCCGGGCCGCCCGAGGTTGTGGCGGTGGAGGAGGCCCGGGGCCGGGTGACGGCGGCTCCCGTTTATGCACGGGTGTCTTCGCCCCACTACCACGCGGCGGCCATGGACGGCTATGCGGTGAAGGCTGCCCTGACCTTTGGTGCTTCCGAAACTGCTCCCAAACGGCTGGCTGTGGGCAGCGAGGCCATCATGGTCGATACGGGTGATCCCCTCCCTGAAGGGTACGATGCGGTGATCATGGTGGAGGACGTGCATTTTGTGTCCCCGGAAGTCCTGGAGATCACCCAGCCGGTTTACCCCTGGCAGCACGTGCGGCCCATTGGGGAAGATATCGTTGCTACGGAAATGATCGTTCCCGCCAATCACCGGGTGCGCCCGGTGGACATCGGGGGGCTCCTGGCCGGCGGGGTAACGGAAATTTCCGTCCACCCCCGGCCGCGGGTGGCCATTTTGCCCACCGGTACGGAACTGGTGGAGCCGGGCCGGGAGCTGAGGCCCGGAGATATTATCGACTATAACAGCCGGATGCTGGCAGGCCTGGTGAGCGAGTGGGGGGGCGATCCGGTCCGCAAAAAAATCACCGCCGATGATTTTGAGGCCCTGCGCCAGTCCCTGCTGGAAGCCCTGCAGGAATCCGATGTGGTGCTCATCAATGCCGGCTCTTCGGCCGGCAGCGAGGATTACACGGCGGAAGTAATCAGAAGTCTGGGCCGGGTGCTGGTGCACGGTGTGGCCACCAGGCCGGGGAAACCGGTGATCCTGGGGGAAGTGGACGGGCGGCCGGTGATCGGGGTGCCCGGTTACCCCGTATCGGCCTACCTGTGTGCTGATTTGTTTGTTAAACCCATCATATACAAAAAGCTTGGTTCCGTCCCGCCCGCCCGCCGGAAAATTGAAGCCACCGTTTCCCGCAAGCTGGTCTCCTCCCTGGGAGTGGAGGAGTTTGTACGGGTCAAACTGGGACAGGTGGGGGACAAGATCATTGCCACACCCATATCCCGGGGAGCGGGCATCATCATGTCCCTGATCCGGGCCGACGGCATTGTGCGGGTGCCCCGGCTTTCCGAGGGTTACGGTGCGGGCCAGGCGGTGCCGGTGGAGCTCCTGCGTCCCCTGGAGGAGATCAAGGAAACCACCGTCATCATCGGCAGCCACGATATCGCCCTGGACGTCCTGGCCAATTACCTGCGCCGCCTTTACCCCCAGGCCAGCCTGTCCAGCGCCCATGTAGGGAGCCTGGCGGGTTTGAACGCCTTGAAAAGGGGAGAGGCCCACTGTGCCGGCACGCACCTTTTGGATGAGGAAACGGGGGAGTACAACGTTTCCTATATCCAGCGGCTGCTGCCGGGCAGGGGAGTAGTGCTGGTCAACCTGGTCTACCGGGAGCAGGGGCTGATTGTGGCCAAAGGCAATCCCAAAGGGATCCGGGGGCTGGAGGACCTGGCCCGGCCTGACGTTACCTTTGTGAACCGGCAGCGGGGGGCGGGTACCCGGGTTTTGCTGGATTACCACTTGAAACAGCTGGGGATCAGCCCGGACCAAATAAACGGTTACGAGCGGGAGGAATACACCCACATGGCCGTAGCGGCGGCCGTGGCCGGCGGGGTGGACGCGGGGCTTGGCATCCGGGCCGCCGCGGTGGCCCTGGGGCTCGACTTCATACCCCTGGCCGAGGAGCGTTACGACCTCTGCATCCCCCGGGAATACTGGGATACACCTTACATCCAGCGTTTGTTGACCGTGATGGACCTGCCGGAGTTCCGGAAAGAGGTACAGGCCCTGGGCGGCTACGACCTGCGGGACTGCGGCAAGGTCATGTGGGAACAGAAGTAA
- a CDS encoding HesA/MoeB/ThiF family protein, translating to MKRCEEIVKELTREQQKRYQRNILLPGVGMEGQTKLLRGGVLVVGTGGLGSPVAYYLAAAGVGRLGLVDADVVDLSNLQRQILHRTGDIGRPKVESARDKLVALNPDVQVEVFPERLSAASAVSLIERYDIVVDCTDNFATRFLLNETCLRLGKPFIYGGVLAFAGQVMTVMPGAGPCLRCIFPHEPDPHVPGCAELGVLGAVPGVIGTIQATEAIKYLLGLGDLLVGRLLTYDALSMTFYEVSIDRDSGCPACGQKAR from the coding sequence ATGAAGAGGTGTGAGGAAATAGTGAAAGAGCTGACCCGGGAACAACAGAAGCGCTACCAGAGGAATATCCTCCTCCCCGGCGTGGGCATGGAGGGGCAGACGAAGCTGTTGCGCGGCGGGGTACTGGTGGTGGGGACCGGCGGGTTGGGTTCACCGGTAGCCTACTACCTCGCCGCCGCCGGAGTAGGGCGATTGGGTCTGGTGGATGCCGACGTGGTGGATTTATCCAACCTGCAGCGGCAAATCCTGCACCGCACCGGCGATATCGGCCGGCCCAAGGTGGAATCGGCCAGGGATAAGCTGGTGGCTCTAAACCCGGACGTGCAGGTGGAGGTTTTCCCTGAGCGTTTGAGCGCCGCCAGTGCCGTGTCCTTGATCGAGAGGTATGACATTGTTGTTGACTGCACCGATAATTTTGCCACCCGTTTCCTGCTCAATGAAACCTGCCTGCGCCTGGGGAAACCCTTTATCTACGGCGGTGTGCTGGCCTTTGCCGGGCAGGTGATGACCGTGATGCCGGGGGCGGGTCCCTGCCTGCGCTGTATTTTCCCGCACGAACCGGATCCGCACGTCCCCGGCTGTGCGGAACTGGGGGTTCTGGGGGCCGTGCCGGGTGTTATCGGTACCATCCAGGCCACGGAAGCCATCAAGTACCTCCTGGGGCTTGGCGATTTGCTGGTCGGCCGGTTGCTTACCTATGACGCCCTGTCCATGACCTTTTATGAAGTTTCCATAGATCGGGACTCCGGATGCCCGGCCTGCGGCCAAAAGGCGAGGTGA
- a CDS encoding MoaD/ThiS family protein → MRLEVRVFSGLEKHIPGARFGQSIEVERPEGITVAGLVDSLGIPRSQVFTVLVNGRHAAMDAVLQPGDRVSLFPPVGGG, encoded by the coding sequence TTGCGGCTGGAAGTGCGAGTTTTCAGCGGACTGGAGAAACATATACCCGGAGCCCGTTTCGGCCAGAGTATCGAGGTGGAGCGTCCGGAAGGAATTACCGTGGCCGGACTTGTGGACAGCCTGGGCATTCCCCGGAGCCAGGTTTTTACGGTCCTGGTCAACGGGCGCCACGCGGCCATGGATGCCGTTTTGCAGCCCGGCGACCGTGTCTCCCTGTTCCCGCCGGTAGGTGGGGGATAA
- a CDS encoding ABC transporter permease: MEIFWQGLVEAVRLLATGDPEVLDITLRTLRISGLATLISVLIGVPLGTLLALTNFPGRRFLVSVVNFGMGLPPVVVGLAVWLTFTRYGPLGFLDLLYTPAAMVVAQAIIASPIVAGFTVAAMQSLNPKIPLQILALGASRCQLLWLLVREARLGLLAAVMAGFGGVISEVGASMMVGGNIAGSTRVLTTATVLAVGQGKYELATALSIILLLLAYGITAFLTMAQQRGSHA, translated from the coding sequence TTGGAAATCTTCTGGCAGGGTCTTGTGGAGGCCGTTCGTTTGCTGGCGACAGGCGATCCCGAAGTTCTGGATATTACCTTACGCACTTTAAGAATCTCCGGTCTGGCCACACTGATCAGTGTGCTCATTGGCGTTCCCCTGGGGACCCTTCTGGCCTTGACCAATTTCCCCGGCCGCCGCTTCCTGGTCAGTGTGGTTAACTTCGGCATGGGCCTGCCGCCGGTGGTGGTGGGGCTGGCGGTCTGGCTTACCTTTACCCGGTACGGGCCCCTGGGTTTCCTCGACCTCCTTTACACCCCTGCGGCCATGGTGGTGGCCCAGGCCATTATTGCTTCCCCTATTGTGGCCGGCTTTACCGTGGCCGCCATGCAGTCTTTAAACCCGAAGATTCCCCTGCAGATCCTGGCCCTGGGGGCTTCCCGGTGTCAATTGCTGTGGCTTCTGGTGCGGGAGGCCCGGCTGGGCCTGCTGGCCGCGGTTATGGCCGGGTTTGGCGGCGTGATTTCCGAGGTGGGCGCCTCCATGATGGTCGGCGGCAACATTGCCGGCAGTACCCGGGTGCTCACCACGGCCACGGTACTGGCAGTGGGCCAGGGCAAGTATGAGCTGGCCACCGCCTTAAGCATCATTTTGCTGCTCCTGGCCTACGGCATTACCGCCTTTTTAACCATGGCCCAGCAGCGCGGCAGCCATGCTTAA
- a CDS encoding aldehyde ferredoxin oxidoreductase family protein, protein MYGYSGKILDIDLTAGKIRERPVEQDWAGEYLSGLGFNARLLYEEIPAGADPLGPENVLAFNVGVLVGTTVPTASRTEASALSPATGLFGTANSGNFWGSELKFAGFDGVIIRGKAASPVYVWICDGQATILPAGHLWGRDAWETVRRIRRELGDDAIQVAAIGQAGENLVRFASIENGPFDAWARTGLGAVMGSKNLKAVAVRGRGAVRVAHRKEFLQAVDDTRKAIFSSPFYGSFSRFGTMLASLPYQEFGALPGRNYQRGAVDGWVETRSRRVLPRYSTRGVACMACPIACAHWVEVKEGPYAGLRLKDLEVTPVIGFGAGCDINNLPAIAMLTETCQRLGMDMVSAAAVVAFAMELYEKGLIGEKDLGFSLNWGDERATISLLDMIAHRRGMGDVLAEGVRRAARHFPGASRYAVEVKGLECFLLDPRARWSTWTLGYITSVRGGDHLRTRNPVENLRYNENPVPYLTEKFGFPEEMYDRLDMPDELKKEIFDPVTRDVNIPKMSRWAEDLIAVYNALGMCIRPPVLHTVGPTLFARLYTSLTGIDITPAEVIRAGERIWNLQKLFNLRHGEKPGDADYPSRFYEEPVRAGPAAGRRLDREKVREVLREYYLARGWDPDTGVPGREKLAELNLLR, encoded by the coding sequence GTGTACGGTTACAGCGGCAAAATCCTGGATATCGACCTCACTGCCGGCAAAATAAGGGAACGCCCGGTGGAGCAGGATTGGGCCGGGGAGTATTTAAGCGGCCTGGGATTTAACGCCCGCCTGCTGTATGAAGAGATTCCCGCCGGTGCCGACCCCCTCGGCCCGGAGAATGTCCTTGCCTTTAACGTGGGAGTGCTGGTGGGGACGACGGTGCCCACCGCGTCCCGCACCGAAGCTTCCGCCCTCTCGCCCGCCACCGGCTTGTTTGGCACGGCCAACTCCGGCAACTTCTGGGGGAGCGAGCTCAAGTTTGCCGGATTTGACGGGGTGATCATCCGGGGAAAGGCTGCCTCGCCGGTTTATGTATGGATCTGTGACGGCCAGGCAACAATTTTACCGGCGGGCCACCTCTGGGGGCGGGATGCCTGGGAGACGGTGCGCCGGATCCGCCGGGAACTGGGCGATGACGCCATCCAGGTGGCGGCCATTGGCCAGGCCGGCGAAAACCTGGTCCGCTTTGCCAGCATAGAAAACGGCCCCTTTGATGCTTGGGCCCGCACGGGGCTGGGGGCGGTAATGGGCAGCAAAAACCTGAAGGCCGTAGCGGTACGCGGCCGGGGTGCTGTGCGGGTGGCTCACCGGAAGGAGTTCCTGCAGGCGGTGGATGACACCCGTAAAGCCATCTTTTCCTCCCCCTTTTACGGTTCCTTTTCCCGCTTCGGCACCATGCTGGCCAGCCTGCCCTACCAGGAGTTTGGGGCCCTTCCCGGGCGCAATTACCAGCGCGGCGCCGTTGACGGCTGGGTGGAAACCCGCAGCCGCAGGGTCCTGCCCAGGTACAGTACCCGCGGGGTGGCCTGTATGGCCTGCCCTATTGCCTGTGCCCACTGGGTGGAAGTGAAGGAAGGCCCCTACGCCGGCCTGAGACTTAAAGACCTGGAAGTTACACCGGTGATCGGCTTTGGAGCCGGGTGTGATATCAACAACCTGCCGGCCATCGCCATGCTTACCGAAACCTGCCAGCGCCTGGGTATGGACATGGTTTCCGCAGCGGCGGTGGTAGCCTTCGCCATGGAGTTGTACGAAAAGGGGCTGATCGGCGAAAAGGATCTGGGCTTCTCCCTCAACTGGGGCGATGAACGGGCCACCATTTCCCTGCTCGACATGATTGCTCACCGCCGGGGCATGGGGGATGTGCTGGCCGAAGGCGTCAGGAGGGCAGCGCGGCATTTCCCCGGAGCATCAAGATATGCCGTGGAAGTCAAGGGGTTGGAGTGTTTCCTTTTAGATCCCCGGGCCCGCTGGTCCACCTGGACGCTGGGGTATATTACCAGCGTACGGGGCGGAGACCACCTGCGCACCCGGAACCCGGTGGAAAATCTCCGTTACAACGAAAACCCCGTCCCCTACCTTACGGAGAAGTTTGGTTTTCCGGAGGAGATGTATGATCGTCTGGACATGCCGGACGAGTTGAAAAAAGAGATTTTTGATCCGGTTACCCGGGATGTAAACATACCCAAAATGTCCAGGTGGGCGGAGGATCTCATTGCCGTTTACAACGCGCTGGGCATGTGCATCCGCCCGCCCGTGCTGCATACCGTGGGTCCCACCCTTTTTGCCCGCCTGTATACCAGCTTGACCGGCATTGATATTACACCGGCGGAAGTGATCAGGGCGGGGGAGCGCATCTGGAACCTTCAGAAGCTGTTTAACCTGCGCCACGGGGAAAAACCGGGTGATGCCGATTACCCCTCCCGTTTTTACGAAGAGCCGGTGAGGGCCGGTCCCGCCGCCGGGCGCAGGCTGGACCGGGAAAAGGTGCGGGAGGTTTTGAGGGAATATTACCTGGCCCGGGGGTGGGATCCGGATACGGGGGTGCCCGGGAGAGAAAAGCTGGCGGAGCTAAATTTACTAAGGTAA
- a CDS encoding aldehyde ferredoxin oxidoreductase family protein codes for MSKFLRVNTTTGEVKFEEVPEKYMALGGRALTSQLVLDEVPPTCDPLGPYNKLVIAPGLLSGTNAPSSGRLSVGGKSPLTGGIKEANAGGIASQKLANLGIKAIILEGKPAGSDWYLLKVTPGGAELLPASDLAGKGTYEVTAICRERYGNKVAVITIGPAGEMLMPAAGVTNNDSDGNSSRYAGRGGLGAVMGSKKIKAIVVDSPTTFDAPVKEPERFKAAARKFAQILQNHPVTGQGLPNYGTNVLMNIINEAGTLPTRNFRFGRFDKAAEVSGEKLAEVAVARGGKATHACHPGCVMRCSNVYPMPDGKVCAPIEYETAWCFGPNLEIGDLDVIAKLNYICNDVGLDTIETGCTLGVLMEAGVIPFGDGEAAIKALEEVARGTPLGRIIGGGSANAGRVYGVTRVPAVKGQGIPAYDPRACKGNGVTYATTPMGADHTAGYAVTANILKVGGYVDPLKPEGQVELSRNLQIATAFIDSTGLCLFVAFAVLDNPEGMPTIVELLNARYGFNLTVDDVLNLGKQVLKAEREFNLKAGFTSADDRLPEFFSLEELPPHNTVFDVREEGLDQVFNF; via the coding sequence GTGTCCAAGTTCCTGCGGGTTAATACGACCACCGGGGAAGTCAAGTTTGAAGAAGTACCGGAAAAGTATATGGCGCTTGGGGGCAGGGCGCTCACGTCCCAGCTGGTTTTAGATGAGGTGCCGCCCACCTGTGATCCTCTCGGTCCCTACAACAAGCTGGTCATTGCCCCGGGATTGCTCTCCGGCACCAACGCACCGTCATCGGGACGGCTGTCGGTGGGAGGAAAGAGCCCCCTCACCGGAGGAATTAAGGAAGCCAATGCCGGCGGTATTGCCTCTCAGAAGCTGGCCAACCTGGGCATCAAGGCTATCATTCTTGAGGGTAAGCCCGCAGGCAGCGATTGGTACCTGCTCAAGGTCACTCCCGGTGGTGCGGAGTTGCTGCCCGCCAGCGATCTGGCCGGCAAGGGTACCTACGAGGTTACGGCCATCTGCCGGGAGCGTTACGGTAATAAGGTCGCCGTGATTACCATTGGTCCTGCCGGCGAAATGCTCATGCCGGCCGCAGGGGTGACCAACAACGACAGTGATGGCAACAGCAGCCGTTATGCCGGCCGGGGCGGCCTGGGGGCGGTAATGGGCTCCAAGAAAATTAAGGCCATCGTCGTGGACAGCCCCACCACCTTTGATGCGCCGGTCAAAGAGCCCGAGCGTTTCAAGGCGGCGGCCAGGAAGTTTGCCCAAATTTTACAGAACCACCCCGTAACCGGGCAGGGTCTGCCTAACTATGGCACCAACGTGCTCATGAACATCATCAATGAGGCGGGCACCCTCCCCACCAGAAACTTCCGCTTTGGCCGTTTTGACAAAGCTGCTGAGGTCAGCGGGGAGAAGCTGGCCGAGGTGGCCGTTGCCCGCGGCGGAAAGGCCACCCATGCCTGCCACCCCGGTTGCGTCATGCGGTGTTCAAACGTATATCCCATGCCCGACGGTAAGGTTTGTGCCCCCATTGAATATGAAACCGCCTGGTGTTTCGGCCCGAACCTGGAAATCGGCGACCTGGATGTAATCGCCAAACTGAACTACATCTGCAACGACGTGGGCCTGGACACCATTGAGACGGGGTGCACCCTGGGTGTGCTCATGGAAGCCGGCGTCATACCCTTCGGCGACGGTGAGGCTGCCATTAAAGCCCTGGAAGAAGTGGCCAGGGGCACGCCTCTGGGGCGGATTATCGGCGGCGGTTCGGCCAACGCCGGCCGGGTTTACGGTGTAACCCGCGTGCCCGCTGTGAAGGGCCAGGGCATCCCCGCCTACGACCCGCGGGCCTGCAAAGGCAACGGCGTTACCTACGCCACCACGCCCATGGGCGCCGACCATACCGCCGGGTATGCCGTTACCGCCAATATTCTAAAGGTAGGCGGGTACGTGGACCCGCTGAAACCCGAGGGGCAGGTGGAGCTTTCCCGGAACCTGCAAATTGCCACCGCGTTCATAGACAGTACCGGATTGTGTCTCTTTGTGGCCTTTGCCGTTCTGGACAACCCCGAGGGAATGCCCACCATTGTGGAGTTGCTTAACGCCAGGTACGGCTTCAATTTAACTGTGGATGACGTGCTCAACCTGGGCAAACAGGTATTGAAGGCGGAGAGGGAGTTCAACCTCAAGGCCGGATTCACCAGCGCCGACGACCGGTTGCCGGAGTTCTTCAGCCTGGAAGAACTGCCGCCCCACAACACGGTCTTTGATGTCAGGGAAGAGGGATTGGACCAGGTATTCAACTTCTAA
- a CDS encoding 4Fe-4S binding protein, with the protein MAKELAVNPGKCIGCCTCALTCAITHHGEFDLTKAFICITRHEFDGTFAITFSSSCRGCKRCAQACPAGALRVVEAAGAAE; encoded by the coding sequence ATGGCCAAGGAACTGGCGGTCAACCCCGGCAAGTGTATCGGCTGTTGCACCTGTGCCCTGACCTGTGCCATTACCCACCATGGGGAGTTTGACCTCACCAAAGCCTTTATCTGCATTACGAGGCATGAGTTTGACGGGACATTTGCGATTACCTTTTCATCATCTTGCCGCGGCTGCAAAAGATGTGCCCAGGCCTGCCCCGCGGGAGCCCTGCGGGTGGTTGAAGCAGCCGGGGCGGCGGAATAG
- a CDS encoding iron-containing alcohol dehydrogenase: MALGEQVYGYYIPTVNLMGIGAHKKVGEQVKILGGKRALIVTDAYLAKSGMADQIKAQVEEAGAEAVIFAGAEPNPTDINVHDGLKVFQENRCDMIISLGGGSSHDCAKGIGIVATNGGNIRDYEGVDKSSKPMPPFIAVNTTAGTASEMTRFCIITDTDRKVKMAIVDWRVTPNVAINDPLLMVGMPPALTAATGMDALTHAVEAYVSTMATPVTDSAALMAMKLIAGNLRQAVANGQNMEARDRMAYAEFLAGMAFNNASLGYVHAMAHQLGGFYNLPHGVCNAILLPHVCRFNLIACPQRFADIAVALGENIEGLSVREAAEKAIFAIQKLSEDVGIPSGLAGLGVKEEDLAIMAENAMKDACSLTNPRLATLDDIIDIYRQAM, translated from the coding sequence ATGGCATTGGGTGAACAGGTTTACGGGTATTACATCCCTACGGTGAACCTCATGGGTATTGGGGCTCACAAAAAGGTCGGCGAACAGGTGAAAATTCTCGGCGGCAAAAGGGCGCTCATTGTTACGGACGCCTACCTGGCCAAGTCCGGCATGGCCGACCAGATTAAGGCGCAGGTGGAAGAGGCCGGCGCCGAGGCCGTTATCTTTGCCGGGGCCGAGCCCAATCCCACCGACATCAACGTCCATGACGGCTTAAAAGTGTTCCAGGAAAACCGGTGCGACATGATCATCTCCCTGGGCGGCGGCAGCTCCCACGATTGCGCCAAAGGTATCGGCATTGTGGCCACCAACGGGGGCAACATCAGGGATTATGAAGGCGTGGACAAGTCCAGCAAGCCCATGCCACCCTTTATTGCCGTGAACACCACCGCGGGGACGGCCAGCGAAATGACCCGTTTCTGCATCATTACCGATACCGACCGGAAGGTGAAAATGGCCATCGTGGACTGGCGGGTTACCCCCAACGTGGCCATAAACGACCCCCTGCTCATGGTGGGCATGCCCCCGGCCCTGACGGCGGCGACGGGGATGGATGCTTTAACCCACGCCGTGGAAGCGTATGTTTCGACCATGGCCACCCCGGTTACCGATTCGGCGGCGCTGATGGCCATGAAGTTAATTGCCGGCAACCTGCGCCAGGCCGTGGCCAACGGTCAGAACATGGAAGCCCGGGATAGGATGGCTTATGCCGAGTTCCTGGCCGGCATGGCTTTCAACAACGCCAGCCTGGGTTACGTCCACGCCATGGCCCATCAACTGGGCGGCTTCTATAACCTTCCCCATGGCGTGTGCAATGCCATCCTGCTCCCCCATGTCTGCCGTTTCAACCTGATTGCCTGCCCGCAGCGGTTTGCCGACATTGCGGTGGCTTTGGGCGAAAACATTGAGGGGCTTTCCGTGCGTGAAGCCGCCGAAAAGGCTATTTTCGCCATTCAGAAACTGTCGGAGGATGTGGGTATTCCTTCCGGTCTCGCCGGTCTGGGAGTGAAGGAGGAAGACCTGGCCATCATGGCCGAAAACGCCATGAAGGATGCCTGCAGCCTGACCAACCCGCGCCTGGCCACCCTGGACGACATAATTGACATCTACCGGCAGGCAATGTAG